Proteins from a genomic interval of Bacteroidota bacterium:
- the cas5b gene encoding type I-B CRISPR-associated protein Cas5b, with the protein MDAKLISVDLWAQFGFLKKPDTNEGIYLTYNCLHKPALLGILGAIVGLGGYAQWYSEKKDLFPDYYQKLKRLKIGIQPLDSAKGNFQKTVITYNNSVGYANLDGGTLIVSEQTLLKPAYRIFLLLNVKEEIEAQLYNNMMMGESVYIPYLGKNDFQLWWENTTEYDYEVSHKPKANYQIETIFLKKEGTAIKDSKEDPRAGIFDFSELSVDSFIYFENLPLEFDAYTKHYRKYSFAFSNWKLIKEYALENLFLLKQSGKIVQLI; encoded by the coding sequence ATGGATGCGAAACTCATATCTGTTGATCTTTGGGCACAGTTTGGGTTTCTGAAAAAACCGGATACGAACGAAGGCATTTATCTTACGTATAATTGTCTTCACAAACCGGCATTGCTTGGAATACTTGGAGCGATTGTGGGCTTGGGTGGTTATGCACAATGGTATTCGGAAAAAAAGGATTTATTCCCTGATTATTATCAGAAACTAAAACGCCTTAAAATTGGTATCCAACCGTTGGATTCGGCAAAAGGCAATTTCCAGAAGACAGTCATCACTTACAACAATAGTGTTGGTTATGCAAACCTTGATGGTGGCACTCTCATTGTGAGTGAACAAACATTGTTAAAGCCGGCATACCGGATCTTTCTACTGCTGAACGTCAAAGAAGAAATCGAAGCACAATTATATAATAACATGATGATGGGCGAATCGGTATATATACCTTATCTCGGTAAAAACGATTTCCAACTGTGGTGGGAGAATACTACCGAATATGACTACGAGGTGAGTCATAAGCCAAAAGCTAATTATCAAATAGAAACGATCTTTCTAAAGAAAGAAGGGACCGCTATAAAAGATTCAAAAGAGGATCCCCGTGCTGGAATATTTGATTTCAGCGAGCTAAGTGTAGATAGTTTTATTTATTTCGAAAACCTTCCGCTTGAATTCGATGCGTATACTAAACATTACCGGAAATATAGTTTTGCTTTTTCTAACTGGAAGCTAATCAAGGAATATGCGTTGGAAAATCTATTCTTATTAAAGCAGTCTGGTAAAATAGTACAATTGATTTAG
- a CDS encoding type I CRISPR-associated protein Cas7 has protein sequence MSTTEFKNRVFGCVILKSINSNFNADFTHHPRTLPDGVVYSTDKALKYAVKDYFRKHLNDNRLFYVKRFDDKMNPKTLNETYKDIFGNYPKAPIEKYSLFFFDGETVTGVLPEKPKKKQVTDFFKSLEEDSPLKKYSASIAKLTSKDVAYAKESEVNTEGLESECYFHLNKNKQIMKIEGDLEELKELSEKLDLDLTGGVNKFEVLGKLLTCCDIRLFGATYADGIGKVNISIHGPVQINHGVNRYMDTQGNVMNEIYTEDILSPFTTDKTKQMSTIGNQTNLKEGHYVFHFSINPKNTEELYKKVNDNSLFLSNEDIQKLKEAFNNSVTALDSSRKIGTENEATVFVQLIDGSKKMLPSFTELVNIKRNGEKVEIDCSLVHQSLQKIDADVMNVEVYYNPINTVLIGLDKVGKIKHFNILNNEEIK, from the coding sequence ATGTCAACTACAGAATTTAAAAATCGTGTGTTCGGTTGCGTTATTCTAAAATCGATCAACTCCAATTTTAATGCAGATTTCACACATCACCCACGTACACTACCCGATGGTGTTGTTTATTCAACTGATAAAGCATTGAAGTATGCAGTGAAGGATTATTTTAGGAAACATCTCAATGATAATAGGCTTTTTTATGTGAAGAGATTCGATGATAAGATGAATCCCAAGACACTTAATGAAACTTACAAAGATATATTTGGAAATTACCCCAAGGCACCCATTGAAAAGTACTCTCTCTTCTTCTTCGATGGTGAAACTGTTACTGGTGTTCTGCCAGAAAAACCAAAGAAGAAGCAAGTAACAGATTTCTTCAAATCCTTGGAGGAAGATTCACCGTTGAAGAAGTATTCGGCGTCAATAGCAAAACTGACATCAAAAGATGTTGCTTATGCAAAGGAGTCGGAAGTTAACACTGAAGGTTTAGAAAGTGAATGCTATTTTCATCTTAACAAGAATAAGCAAATAATGAAGATCGAGGGAGATCTTGAAGAACTAAAAGAATTATCTGAAAAGTTGGATTTGGATCTCACGGGTGGTGTAAACAAATTTGAAGTCCTAGGTAAACTTTTAACCTGCTGCGACATCAGGCTCTTCGGTGCAACCTATGCCGACGGAATTGGCAAGGTCAACATCTCCATTCACGGACCAGTACAAATCAATCACGGTGTGAATCGGTATATGGACACACAAGGGAATGTGATGAATGAAATTTACACAGAGGATATTCTTTCACCGTTTACAACAGATAAAACTAAGCAGATGTCCACAATCGGAAACCAGACCAACTTGAAGGAAGGTCATTACGTGTTCCATTTCTCTATTAATCCCAAAAACACAGAAGAACTTTACAAAAAAGTGAATGACAATTCACTGTTCTTGTCTAATGAGGATATCCAAAAGCTCAAAGAAGCATTCAATAACTCTGTGACAGCATTAGATTCTTCAAGAAAAATCGGCACTGAAAACGAAGCAACAGTTTTTGTACAATTGATTGATGGTTCAAAAAAAATGTTGCCGAGCTTCACTGAGTTGGTAAATATAAAGCGCAATGGAGAAAAGGTAGAGATTGATTGTTCCTTAGTACATCAAAGTCTTCAAAAGATTGATGCTGATGTCATGAACGTGGAAGTCTATTACAATCCGATCAACACTGTGTTAATAGGCTTGGATAAAGTCGGAAAGATTAAACATTTCAATATTCTTAACAACGAGGAAATAAAATAA